The following coding sequences are from one Gossypium raimondii isolate GPD5lz chromosome 4, ASM2569854v1, whole genome shotgun sequence window:
- the LOC105780073 gene encoding uncharacterized protein LOC105780073: protein MADYHFVYKDVEGASTQWDDIQRKLGNLPPKPPAFKPDPFEPAPDPDSVPKDKSWIDEKTEEQLEEIEDDLDDDRFLEEYRKKRLAEMREAVKISKYGSVMPISGSDFVREVSQAPQDVWVVVILYKEGFLECGLLLQCLEELAVKYPATKFVKIISTDCIPNYPDRNLPTLLVYNNGAVKANYVGLHSFGHRCTPEGVALVLCQSDPVLNDGQSGSNASVLEGVRKRFIEKVVTEHEDHDDDGSSSD from the exons ATGGCGGATTACCATTTCGTTTACAAAGATGTCGAAGGAGCTTCCACTCAATGGGATGATATTCAAAGAAAGCTAGGGAATTTACCCCCAAAGCCACCAGCTTTCAAGCCTGACCCTTTTGAACCTGCACCTGACCCGGATTCCGTCCCTAAGGACAAGTCTTGGATCGATGAAAAGACTGAAGAACAACTTGAAGAAATCGAAGATGATCTCGATGATGATAGATTCCTTGAAGAATACAG AAAGAAGAGGCTGGCTGAGATGAGGGAAGCTGTTAAGATTTCAAAGTATGGATCGGTTATGCCAATTTCCGGATCCGATTTCGTACGGGAGGTTTCGCAAGCTCCTCAGGATGTCTGGGTTGTTGTCATTCTCTACAAAGAAGG ATTTCTGGAGTGTGGGCTGCTTTTGCAGTGTTTGGAAGAATTGGCAGTTAAATACCCTGCAACAAAGTTTGTCAAGATAATATCTACAGATTGCATTCCTAACTACCCAGATCGTAATCTTCCCACACTCTTGGTGTATAACAACGGAGCGGTGAAAGCAAATTATGTAGGCTTGCATAGTTTTGGCCACAGATGCACGCCTGAAG GTGTGGCCTTAGTTCTTTGTCAATCAGATCCTGTACTGAATGATGGTCAAAGTGGGAGCAATGCATCTGTTCTCGAAGGAGTTCGAAAGAGGTTCATAGAGAAAGTTGTTACGGAGCATGAAGATCATGATGATGATGGGTCTTCAAGTGATTGA